The Methylococcus sp. Mc7 genomic sequence GCGGGTGATGCAGCGGTTCCAGCAGGGCGTTGGTCCGGGCATCTCCGCTCCTGCACTCCACGCCGATCGCGCCTTGACCGATGGCCGGGAGGCTGTGTTCCGGCGCCAGCGTTTCGGCGATACGTTCCTGGAGGCCGAGCCGCTTCAGGCCGGCGGCGGCGAGTACGATGGCGTCGAACTCGCCCGCGTCCAGTTTGGCGAGCCGGGTGTTGACGTTGCCGCGCAGGTCGTACAGCGTGCAGGCGGGAAGGCAGGATTTGATCTGGCACTGGCGCCGCAGGCTGGACGTGCCGATGCGGGCGTCGGCCGGGAGTTCCGCGAAATTCCGGTAGCGGTTGGAGACCAAGGCATCGCGCGGATCTTCCCGCTCCAGTATGGCGGCGAGATGGAGCCCTTCGGGGAATTCGACCGGCACGTCCTTCATGGAGTGGACGGCGATGTCGGCTTTGCCCTCGAGCATGCCCTGTTCCAGCTCCTTCACGAACAGCCCCTTGCCGCCCACTTTCGCGAGGGGGGCGTCGAGCAGTTTGTCGCCCCGGGTGGTCATCCCGACCAGTTCGACCCGGAGGCGGGGGTGGGCTGCCTGAAGGCGGGATGCGACGTATTCCGCCTGCCACAAAGCCAGCGGGCTCTTGCGGGTCGCTATGCGTAGGAGGTGACTGGCCACGGTTGAAGGGAAACCCGGAAAGATGATCCGTGCATTCTAACAGATCGCAATTTGCAGGGCCGAAATCCTGGTGCCGACCTTCCCCCGGGCGGCGGCTCGGTCAGCGTTCGGCGTTCCACCATTGCAGGAGACTGAAGGCGCCAAGTCCCAGGAAGCAGATCAATACCCAGGCGGGCATGCTCAGGCCGAGGAAGGTCCAGTCCACCTTGGCGCAATCGCCGGTGCCGCTCAGCATCGCCTTGAGTGTGTCGCCGAGCGGGAAATTCCGGAACATGTAGCTCAGGCCGGGGCCGCATTCGGGGACCTCCTCCGGCGGCAGATGCATCAGCCAGACATGGCGGCCGGAAATCGAGGCGCCGCCTAGAGCCACAGCCGTACCCAGCACCGCGTACGCCCGGATTCCGGCGGAGCCTGGGTGGTGGAGCGCCGCGGCCAGAAAAACCAGCGCTACGGCCAGCACCATGATGCGCTGCGAGATGCACAACGGGCAGGGCTCGAGCCCGCCGGAGAACTGGAAGTAAAGCGCGGCCGCCAACAGGGCGGCGCAGAACAGGAAGCCGAGGAAGAAACAGGTGCGGGCGCTGGGTATGGTCAT encodes the following:
- the hemC gene encoding hydroxymethylbilane synthase, yielding MASHLLRIATRKSPLALWQAEYVASRLQAAHPRLRVELVGMTTRGDKLLDAPLAKVGGKGLFVKELEQGMLEGKADIAVHSMKDVPVEFPEGLHLAAILEREDPRDALVSNRYRNFAELPADARIGTSSLRRQCQIKSCLPACTLYDLRGNVNTRLAKLDAGEFDAIVLAAAGLKRLGLQERIAETLAPEHSLPAIGQGAIGVECRSGDARTNALLEPLHHPPTACCVLAERAMNRRLNGGCQVPIAGFAQIEGDTLRLRGLVGNPDGSGIIRAEAAGHLSAAEALGERVAEELLGQGADEILRRVYAAP
- a CDS encoding disulfide bond formation protein B, with the translated sequence MTIPSARTCFFLGFLFCAALLAAALYFQFSGGLEPCPLCISQRIMVLAVALVFLAAALHHPGSAGIRAYAVLGTAVALGGASISGRHVWLMHLPPEEVPECGPGLSYMFRNFPLGDTLKAMLSGTGDCAKVDWTFLGLSMPAWVLICFLGLGAFSLLQWWNAER